CTCACCtttgctgcttctgcttcagccCGAGCATGGGCTGCCCTTACTGATGATGCTGATGTTTTGCTGCTCCTAGCACTGCCGACAGCCGACCTGTTGCTTGTTGCCATCGCgaccacttcaaaacatccaatgCTGCCTTTTCACTGtagtgttctcgtgcagtgtgtcgaaactctgactaaacactgagttaaaccgtagccaatgagacaaagtcgtagtaagcttgaccttttactttcacttcttcatcaacagacggtgaaaactgcaaatacaataatacaaaaatattgtgtctatttatgacaaccttatgactaacatcacgttatgcatagttataaataacaacagaaactgtccaatactgaaatgaggcattctgattgacaattgcatcactttttagcttgtatacaacacatcaaacagtttttcgaactaaatccatcataatataacatcttcaacatgtcctttaacaatcaaacaactcacggcattgccactctgatgcctccaagtggatgctgattgattatgttccgatgcacatgtcggccatcctttctacccagctaagttcaacaggaagatcgccggaagagactgaaccggaagtgactaaaccggaagtgacgtcgacgcaaaaactaaaacaacaaaataatattaatttttacattagctaatttaaactgtaaagtaattatttaagaaataaatgtaataatattaaatgcctggagaggcaacacaGTGGTAAAAGCAAATTATCCACAAGTTATCCACCATCAACAAAACAGGTAGACTGTCAAAGTTTACATGTGCAGGGCTATTAGGCTTCCAATTGCTTTTGATGGCAGTCTGTTACCTTTAGAGACAACCAGCTCTAAATCTATGTGTGTCATCGTTATTTCGGCTTGACAGCTTATAAAACACCTGATACTGATTCTTTAACTTGCAGGTACAATGCCGCTggatagtctttttttttttttttctcaatgtaagtgtaaaataaatattataacaaGAGTGGAGACCCACTCACTCAGCACAGAATGCATTAAGACCAAACAACCTTTCTGCCCCGGGTTTGCATACGCACCAAACATTGTAAACAAGAAACCCATGTATAGACATAGGCTaaatagctaaaaaaaaaaatagccagGCCTACCTGTATGCGAGCCAGGGAATTCTTGGGCATGTAACACGGCTCTCTTCATCTCGGAAGTTTTCATCGATCCACTGAGCCGTGAGGCTCAACATGCTTGTTTGGTTGAGGTCTGAACTCCAGAAGATATCCATTGTAAAACTGATGTCACTGACATTGCTGTCGAGTAACTTGTGGACGTGGGTGGCTACGATATCATGTAAGCCAGGCAGGGAGACATCCGCAAAGTAACGACGACTTGGCTTGTCATAGCGGGGCTGAGGGACCTCAAGCACCTCGCTGAATCCTTCGTCTTCCACTACTGAAAACGGTTGTTCATCAACAGCGATCATCTTTGTTATTGCCATGCTCAATGCCTTTTGCTTCGGGTGGTTCTTGTGGAATTTCTTGGCCTTTTCCAGCGCTTGTTCTATGGGGTTACCGACTGGTGCAGCTGCCGTAGCTTTCTTCCGCTGcttgttagcattagctagTTTCTGATATTCTTTGTAGGCTTCGGGAtgcttgttttttaagtgggtgATCAAATTGGTTGTGTTGAACGATTTGACACGAACTCCCCCTCGCATCACCTGGCCTTCACAATCATTGCATACAGCATAGCGAGGATCCTCTTCATACACTTTGAAGAACGACCTCGCTGCTCCCTCACCAAAGGCAAAGTcaaactgactttttttgtcGCCTCCAGCACATACTTCGGCACATTATGTGACGTGTAAATTTATGCGCTCGTGCAAAACCAAACATCCCCGCACCCACACTCACATctaagcccacacacacacgtcaaatACACAGGAATGGTTATCGGCCTATTCACATCGGCCATATTTTGACATCGGAACGATACGATATATCGTGCACCACTAGTATCTACAATATGCTAAGTACTGCGATACGATATAATGCGATATGCCacatttcagatttctttctccactgactccatctttgttttgactaactaTCTGCCAttcccactgactttacccatggccacGACTGCACAAGAAAGAgctcagcaccatctagtggattgaaaaagcaattgttaccaaATACTTTAATTTGGTTTTGCAATATGAATAATTTTGTGCTGCTGGTGAGCTGGATATGTTTTGATCTTTGGTCTGTGTGTTGGCTCTCCTCAGGTGGCCGACGTGTTCCAGCAGCTGAAGATCAGCAGCGACTATCCTCTGGCTGAGACGATGATGATGCTCGGCTTCTTCCTCACAGTGTTTGTGGAGCAGTCTGTGCTCACCTTCAGGAAAGAAAAGCCGTCCTTCATCGACCTGGAGACCTTCAATGCTGTCGGGTCAGAGGCCGGCAGCGACTCGGAGTATGAGACGCCCTTCATCTCCTCTACACGTGACACCCCAGGTGGCGTCGGCAGTCACCGTTCCCACAGACACCAGCACGGACACTTCAGCCCAGCCGAGCTGGCAGGGGCGGGGCCTCTACGGCTGGCCAGCCTGGTCCTGGCACTGTCCGCTCACTCTGTATTCGAGGGCCTGGCGCTCGGCCTACAGGACAATGGATCAAAGCTTGCTAGCCTCTTCCTGGGCGTGGCCGTGCATGAGACGCTGGCCGCAGTGGCACTCGGGTCAAGCGTGGCCAAGGCGTCGCTTGGCATGAAGGACGCCACCAAGCTGGGCATCACAGTCAGCCTTATGATCCCGCTGGGGATGTTGGTGGGGATGGGCATCGAATCGACTCAGACACTGGCAGGCAGCGTTGTGTCGGTGGTGTTGCAGGGATTCGCTGCTGGCACCTTCCTGTTCGTCACCTTCTTTGAGATCCTCTCCAGAGAGCTGGAAGATAAACAGGACCGGCTGCTCAAAGTGCTTTTCCTCGTCCTCGGCTACACCGTGCTCGCCGCACTGGTCTTCATCAAGTGGTGAACCACAGGAAgtgctctgacacacacagcaataCCAAAAGACTTTACTCCATAAAGGCAGCAGAGTCCAGCTGTGCGaggcagaaacatctgcagcggCTGGACCAACACTAACTCTTTATTGTCTTCAGCTTTGTCTGTCATGTTAACTGTTTAGTTAAAGtggccatagaatgcatctatctggtattttaaattgttctctgatgtctacaaagaaggtatatcaCTTcggttgatccaaaaaatgtccagatgcggttttacaggcccatttacaaccctatgatttggtcctagaatgaaacaagctcaattgccttatttggggctcatttacataattatgacaagctctgctctgattggctggtttacaacGCGCAACCCATGACTGCCTCcgagcccacagaagtaagggAAGTTCGCGAAagtgtgagagatgaaccatggaggctattggcatccaaccttacatgtttgagcctttatcggaggaggaaaccgatgagtttgaagaacagccagttggtcggagattggagagcaacgttacggagtggttaGTGTTAGCGtgagtgtttccagtagctggtgtatgcaaatgtaggggctggactaccgtgtgtgacgtcacacacagggattgttgtaattcgcccgttttaccgctgtgatatgcatattcatgatttgcacatgaaggaggaaacaatggtgtttgaggttcacggtatgtcagtacaatgtaccaaactctccttattcaactatgccaagggaaATAAAGTTTTACATTCTATGGCACCTGGATGTCCCATGATCCAAGGTCAAATGCTCAGATCACTGCGCCACAAGGCTGCATATACATGctaatgtccagcagtggctcagtcagtaggggcttggactgggaatcgtagggtcgccggttcaagtccccaaacagacttgaaatatggaaagtggactgctacttggagaggtcccagttcacctcctaggccctggtatggtgcccttgagcaaggcaccagacacctccaatcccccctctccattgctccccaggcgctgcacaatagctgcccactgctcctagtactaggatgggttaaatgcagaggaccaatttcactgtgtgctctgctgtgtgcatgtatgtgacaaaaaagagggtttcctcctccgattaTTCTTCTTCTAATGGTTGAGtccatcctccgattcttcttctaaTGGTTGAGtccatcctccgattcttcttctaaTTGTTGAGTCATATCTGATGCTTAGGTCTCTCAAGGAAGGGGGTCCGCCTGCTTTACATAGATTAGAATTTGCAATCATAGATGGAAATATGCAAGGAGGATTTACCTTCCCATACACTGAAgtattttacaaagaaaaaagaaaggcagaTGCTTGTCAATTGCTTTTAGAAACTTTACTTTCCATCTTTTTAAGCTGGGATATGTTGTACACAATTCTTTTGTCAAATTCTAAGAGAAAAATAACTGGATACAATAACCCATGAATACTAGTAAATActaataatgaataaattataGTGCAAGTGTACTTTTCTCCAGCTTTGAATATTTTCTGAAATTAAATAATGGCAcgaaagaaacatttaaatgactttttaaaacatttccccatttttaaatgttaaacactTCTTTTCTGGGTAagttgcatttttaaaactaaacGAGACCTTATTTAAACGCAAACATATTTTGTCCTATAATCAATAAAACTATCATTATTTAGAACTATTAAAGGTAACTGCTAtacatcaaataatatattttataaggAATTAATCTCCTTTAGgcttttttgcacttttttatttcctcaatGCTTTTTTAGCAGTTATCCCTTGTGTCCATAAACTGATTCAGACCAAAGATTCAGTGCAGGACCAAAAGCTCCCAACCAttacttaggtaaaagtagaaataccaaaTTGTACTAGAGCCAAATTGTACTGTACTTACAAGTGAACTTCCTGTTGTATCTGCGGAACGTGGAGCttctttttattcctttatATGCTGCTTGGTGGTTTAAGACAAcatcatattgtatttttctaCTTATCTGAACAGCAAAGTAACTACAGCttgttaagtaaaagtataatatataatagtatagtgtaattattataatatatcataaaatataaatctaaaagTAAAGTAGTTCCAAATTGTACCTGAGTGCAGTACTCGAGGGAGTGTTGGGGTTAATGGAAAGTCAAAGAGAAAGaagtttaatatatattaatgctTTTAGTCTGgtgttaaattgtgtttctgAATAAACCTGCTGTGTCTACACCAAGCACACAAGAGCCTTTTAAAGATTCTCATTCTCATTTATccatctatatctatatatatctatatatatatctatctatctatatctatatctatatatagatatatatagatatatatatatatatatctctctctatatatatatatatatatatatatatatagatctatctatctatctatctgtctatatatatatatatatatatatatatatatatatgaatgcaCATTTCATCTTGtttctatacatttttgttgtccatccatccatccatccatccatcttctcccgcttttccgtcagggtcgtggaggtaacagctccagcagagagccccaaactttcctttccctggccacatcaaccagctctgactggggaattccaaggcgctcccaggccagcaaagacatataatccctccacctggtcttaggtctacccctcggtctcttcccagctggacgtgcctggaacacctccctagggaggcgcccaggtggcatcctcactaggtgcctgaaccacctcaactggcgcctttcaacacgaaggagcagcggttctactccgagtccctcctgtatgactgaacttctcaccttatccctaagggagatgaCAGCCGCCCTGCGGAGAgatcccatttcggccgcttgtatccgcgatctcgttctttcggtcatgacccatccttcatgaccataggtgagggtaggaacgaagatggcccggtagacagagagctttgtgTTCTAGCTCAGCTCCCTTTTTGTCAAAACGGtgtggtaaagcgactgcagtaccgctcccgctgctccgattctccggcccatctcacgctccattgttccctcactcgagaacaagaccccgagatacttgaactccttcacttggggtaaggcttcattccctacctggagtggacaatccatcggctttcctgctgagaaccatggcctcagatttggaggtgctgatcctcatcccagccgcttcacactcggccgcgaaccgatccagtgagtgctgaaggtcacagaccgatgaagccattaggaccacatcatctgcaaaaagcagtggtgcaatccttagcccaccgaactgcagaccccctcccccacgactacgcctcgaaatgCTGTCCATGAAATATTGACACATGACATTCAGTTTCAAATGCTTCAACCAAAAAGCTTATAGCTTGATTTACTGACGTGTTCAAAAACAAAGTTTGCACTACAATAATGTTGCCGAATATTGAAAACCTTTCAGAAAATGACCGACATGGTAAACATTAAAATCAAGTGAATATCTGTGTGCTGTTTTTGATGAGGAACGAGTGCATAAGCATGTTCTCTCAGCATTCCCGCAGCACATGCAGGTCAGATATCAGATCTCACTGCTGCTtcaccccaacacacacatgcaggtcaGATCACACTCCTGCACTGACTGTGTGCAAACACCCTGCTCTGCACATTTTCAGTGAGCTGGTGCAAAGACCAAGCTCCTTACagtttgcacacacacctgctcagCACCTCCTTAGCGTGTTCAGCCTGTGCAGGCAGCACCTCCCTCGActgctccctctgctgctgcatcaGAGCCTCGCTCTCCTGCACCACCTCTGATATGTGGCTGCCTGTCAACAAGCAGCAACAAGAGAATCTGAgtaattatttattcattctttctTCCACCTTGGGTCTTTGGAGTGAAGTAAATCAAttcttcttgtgtttgtgtgataagTGTCGTACAATATTGCAATACACCGTGGTATAAGTGTTTACCCATTGCTTTAAGTCAAAGGTTAGACTAAGGCAGTCTTTTGTTTACCATTCAAGTACAGCTGAGAAAGAGAGGTCGCACGTCTGTGTATCGAACGTTCTGGCATATTAACTTAAACACATTACTTGAATGCCAAATAGCAAACATCAAATTAACTTTAACGGTCAAATCtaatttaaaggtgccatagaatgtaaaactttatttcccttggcatagttgaataaggagggtttggtacattgaactgacataccgtgaacctcaaacaccattgtttcctccttcacgtgcaaatcataaacatgcatatcacagcggtaaaacgggcgaattacaacaatccctgtgtgtgacgagttatttccaaaatgtaatacagtacatattactgtctttttaaagtaataagttacattacattattactgtctctgaactgtaatgcatTACACTACTTTAGCATTACTTTGAGTAACTTTCACCAACATAACCACAAAAGTATGgcctttaaatgctaaaatgtagtttattgcagctcataacttaaagctatctatctatctggcagtacatgctgaacattaggaaaagagctagaaattaaactcatgctccgtttcagtgggctaaataatatgtgataccggtaacatgacgtctctgtgtgttattaataacatgttagtggagcctctgcacggccctgtgacctgctgtatatgaacgagtctctattcaacgttagctcaacttgtcattggtgtgttaacggggatttggctgacaagctttctaaaagccggcgattccacagaggacagaggctgcagatcttcaacactctgccacgagtctctgaacttctcggggttcaagcagcagaccagagaaagttaccttctgttgctttgaaCTGcacgcactcctgtctttctcttttcttttctccaagcctgcagctctgcattgtgagcctgcagctctgcattgtgaatctgtttctgcagctctcttaaccaatagtaaacaggcttactgagttactattctaccagcacaattatttctctggtgtcggaatgtctcgcgatgtttgtgaattcttagaaacaaaacaccacatcctTTCGGGTTAGAACGTGTAACGgatattatattacccaaatttcagaagtaatgcgttatattactgcgttacagcaaaaagtaatagattactgtaactccgttacttttgtaacgcgttacacccaactctgcgTACCACTCCAcaacgttgctctccaatctccgaccaactggctgttcttcaaattcatcggtttcctcctccgacaaaggctcaaacatgcaaggttggatgccaatagcctccatggttcatctcttaCAGTTTcacgaacttcacttacttctgtgggctttgagccagccaatcagagcagagctcgtcaaaaatatttaaatgagctcccaaataaggcaattcagcttgtttcattctaggaccaaatcatagggttgtaaatgggcctgtaaaacaaCATCTACACATGTTTTAGATCAACTgaagttatataccttctttatAGACAATTTAGAACTATTTAAAGTACCAGATAGATCCATTCTATggccactttaaaataaatagatgtgtaatattcctttttctttacaCAATAATACAACTACAACAACCGGGTATAGACTACTCATAGGCGACGTGTGGATGACTCCGGTATGAATCCTGGTCGGCACAGTCAAGAAAAAATACATAGCGGAAGGGAGGGGAGTATGTCTATACCCGTTACATTTTGTTAACCTCTGTAATTACTCACGTCTTATATATTCATCTCTGCTATTATATTGTAACgttttttactcttttaaaactgcattttaacACTGATCGTAATGTTTCGCCGCCGTCTGAAGTCCGCGTAGTTGGCGCTGTGTATAATAAGTAAGCCATTCAACGTGACATATGCCTACTCTGCCGACAGCTAACAAAACCAGGCTTGTTTTTAGCATTGTAGCTAGAGAGCTAGCTACCGAACGAAGACTAAAGACAACTTTACCGTCACTAGTTGCTGTTGTCAATAGCACAACCAAACCTACTGAAGAACTACGACCTTCCACACAGCTTCGGAAGCAACAGTCCAGCACCAGCATGCTGGAGCTCAGCTCAAGGCCCGGGTTAGCTCCACTCTGAGCCAGAAAGAGCCATGGACGGATGCCCGCCGGGGGATACGCCATGGGAAGCTCAAATGCCGTCTCACTCCACATTAGGCCCTCCATCTGACCAACACATAATCCAACATGGACGAAGAGGACTTCCCTCCACTCGCCGGTCATCGCACACGACTAGGGtgaccatttccataacaccaaaaggaggacattatgcggcatatcaataaattactatgatgtacataggactctggtacactctcatttacaatacaattttgtgtggtttaaagatgatgtttgtgtagctgaataggaaaaaatatgaatgaaaagtcaagaagggtttgttcacagtatttgtatttattcaatacattgtggtgttcaaaaactgacccctgagatgaatcttttaaagtgcagagtgccacaaagcataacatgtgtggacttaaatgcaaaaaacaaacaacaggtaacatacataataatacaaaaatgcttttttgaaaagcataaataaccttttatgtaaacaacaaaggagattgtaaaaaaaaaaaaacatttacattcaacagctcaaaaagtatagcatttctaaagtgcttcagtcttttggggacttgtcttcagtgtcttcatctgtatatgtgtgtgtgtgtgtgtgtgtgtgtgtgtgtgtgtgtgtgtgtgtgtgtgtgtgtgtgtgtgtgtgtgtgtgtgtgtgtgtgtgtgtgtgtgtacagcagtccacctgtatttaggcaaactccacattcaccctctgtagcagctcaggagacaacagcacctctgacatcatggcttccaagcccccactgcccctgggcctgtttatatcctgcagggactggtacaaataacaacatagcaagaatactgttatcaaccttcaaaaatctgtattgttttcaacccaataaatataaatatttcatgcagcccATCAGTGAAATCATAAGACTAGTGTACTCACCAAAGTAGTTGATTGTCTATCTGCAATACTTCTGTTCTTTCCTGGCTGCATCCAAGAGTTTTTGGTTTTCAATGAACTTCTTGTACACCTCTGTGCAGGGATATGTGAAattgacacacacttgcagctcagCCTTGGCACTGTCCACATCCAGGCGATTCCTGTCGTTTCTCCATGCAGTTATCATTGAAAAGAcacgttctgtgtgtgcattgctgcatgggatggagaaaatataggcgctgaccttcctgagattcacaagtggtacatctgctttggaaaacagtttcaaatatcgttcctcactgtggcaaccttccatttctggtgagctgaaggaaCCTTCCACCATGGCATATTCCTCATACAGTCCATTAATATCAATGTCCAGATTGCAGGCCTGGACAGCAGCACTGTAGTCTTCAAATGGCACAGACGTTTTGAGGCCAAGCTTGGCCACTTTGCTATGAAAGCTTGTGTCAGAGAAGTCATatctttcactgatgtatttctttgctctttcataaaaaagcagaacatctgcttcacatttttttgactggcaagggggcagctgcttcagtcaTCCCTTTAGCTGTGGGCGAGTCACTGAAAATCTCCCGGTCCACTTTCACGCCGCAGTCTACACTTCTGTACGACTGGTGTTGctttacagcatggtaaaccttgcacagctcagcagcggttattttattatccaggggcGACGAGGcttcacgaaaaaatgtcctcattgaagAGGTACCTGCCGCACGTCTATTAGTTTTATGCTTCTCCGCATCCGCATGTCGTTCAATGGCAGCTTTTCCCTTACTGCttatgtcaaaatcacaacGACAGAGTGTGCAGAAGCCATGAAAGGAGTCTCGACtggttttagatataaaatcgtGCTCTTTCGTCCATTCTGGATTGAATGAGGTCTTACATTTTGGTATGATGCaaactttctgtcaaagaagccGGCATATGTATGAAGTGGCAGCACATGGAGCCTTGTTTACGTTTTGAAccaatgatatagcagatatttatctgacaccgcTCTTAGCCAATCATTTGTTAGAACAGATATGTTACGGCATTGGACGTTGTGCTGCGTCCCAGCAAAGATTCTAGAACTCCGCTCTTCAAGCCTAGTgcct
This DNA window, taken from Eleginops maclovinus isolate JMC-PN-2008 ecotype Puerto Natales chromosome 9, JC_Emac_rtc_rv5, whole genome shotgun sequence, encodes the following:
- the LOC134869689 gene encoding zinc transporter ZIP3-like codes for the protein MEILVAKLLGLFGLFGLMLAGVLVPVRLLHADSDQALRYRRALSLCNSFGGGVFLATCFNALLPAVREKVADVFQQLKISSDYPLAETMMMLGFFLTVFVEQSVLTFRKEKPSFIDLETFNAVGSEAGSDSEYETPFISSTRDTPGGVGSHRSHRHQHGHFSPAELAGAGPLRLASLVLALSAHSVFEGLALGLQDNGSKLASLFLGVAVHETLAAVALGSSVAKASLGMKDATKLGITVSLMIPLGMLVGMGIESTQTLAGSVVSVVLQGFAAGTFLFVTFFEILSRELEDKQDRLLKVLFLVLGYTVLAALVFIKW